The proteins below are encoded in one region of Helianthus annuus cultivar XRQ/B chromosome 2, HanXRQr2.0-SUNRISE, whole genome shotgun sequence:
- the LOC110927170 gene encoding glucan endo-1,3-beta-glucosidase 4, which translates to MRREILFGCLLLMFGSLSIALGAFVGINIGTDLLNLPSPEQVVAILRSHQIAHVRLFDADNHLLSALSETEIEVMISVTNEEVLGIGQSPAAAAAWINKNVAAFVPSTNITAIAVGSEVLSTIPHAAPVLVPAMKNLHKSLVSSNLNSQVKVSTPLSMDLIPKPFPPSAATFNSSWDSIISGVLDFLKSTDSFFMLNAYPYFGYVQSSGIFPIEYALFQPLSPVKQIVDPNTLFHYDSMFDAMVDATYNSISAYNLSVIPILVTETGWPWAGGANEQDATVENAETFNNNLIKRVLNGSGPPSQPAIPMNTYIYELFNEDKKPGPLSEKSYGVYFSNGSSVYTFSLDTSGGATANASGGFCVAKKGSDTSSLQDGLNWACGPGQANCSAIQSGQPCYMPDTIENHASYAYNDYYQKMRSVGGTCDFGGTAMITTVDPSNGSCIFTGSTNSSIGGTLTPAFGPEGPPGNASPGQLPDIVVLLLATLVLLIV; encoded by the exons ATGAGGCGTGAAATCTTGTTCGGATGTCTTCTGCTTATGTTTGGAAGTTTGTCCATTGCATTAG GTGCTTTTGTCGGAATAAACATCGGCACCGATCTTTTAAACCTACCGTCACCAGAACAAGTGGTGGCAATCCTTCGATCCCATCAAATAGCACACGTGCGTCTTTTCGATGCCGATAATCATCTCCTCAGCGCACTTTCCGAAACCGAAATCGAAGTGATGATCAGCGTAACAAACGAAGAAGTTTTAGGAATCGGACAATCACCGGCGGCAGCCGCCGCTTGGATCAACAAAAACGTTGCAGCCTTCGTACCCTCCACCAACATCACCGCCATAGCCGTCGGTAGCGAAGTTCTTTCCACAATCCCGCACGCCGCACCAGTTCTGGTTCCCGCCATGAAAAACCTTCACAAATCGTTAGTTTCGTCAAACCTCAATTCGCAAGTCAAAGTGTCGACCCCGCTATCAATGGATTTAATCCCGAAACCGTTCCCGCCATCTGCCGCCACTTTCAACTCTTCATGGGACTCGATAATTTCTGGCGTTCTCGACTTTTTGAAATCCACCGACTCCTTTTTCATGTTAAATGCTTACCCGTACTTCGGTTACGTACAAAGCAGCGGTATATTTCCGATCGAGTACGCGCTTTTTCAACCGTTGTCACCGGTCAAACAAATAGTTGACCCGAACACACTCTTTCATTACGACAGCATGTTTGACGCTATGGTGGATGCTACTTATAACTCCATATCAGCTTATAACCTTTCCGTAATTCCAATCCTCGTAACCGAAACCGGTTGGCCATGGGCCGGTGGCGCAAACGAACAAGACGCCACCGTGGAGAACGCCGAGACGTTTAACAACAATTTGATTAAACGTGTACTAAACGGTTCCGGCCCGCCTAGCCAGCCCGCAATACCGATGAACACTTACATTTACGAGCTGTTTAACGAAGACAAGAAGCCCGGCCCGTTATCTGAAAAAAGCTATGGTGTGTATTTTAGCAACGGGAGTTCTGTTTATACGTTTAGTTTGGATACATCTGGTGGGGCCACCGCAAATGCTTCGGGCGGGTTTTGTGTTGCGAAAAAAGGATCTGATACCAGTAGCTTGCAAGATGGGCTGAATTGGGCTTGTGGGCCGGGCCAGGCTAACTGTAGTGCTATTCAATCGGGCCAGCCGTGTTATATGCCTGATACGATCGAAAACCATGCTTCTTATGCTTATAATGATTATTACCAGAAAATGCGTAGCGTGGGTGGAACCTGCGACTTTGGTGGTACCGCGATGATAACCACGGTCGACCCTA GTAACGGGTCATGCATATTTACAGGAAG TACAAACTCGAGCATCGGTGGAACGCTAACACCTGCGTTTGGACCAGAAGGGCCACCTGGAAATGCATCACCGGGTCAACTTCCTGACATCGTGGTTTTGCTTTTGGCAACGCTTGTATTGTTGATTGTGTAG
- the LOC110927168 gene encoding feruloyl CoA ortho-hydroxylase F6H1-3, whose amino-acid sequence MAPSVSMIHSDSTPQNIMDFVVNKGHGVKGLAELGLKTLPQQYIQPPHERFDHSSDDEEQPNNHTIPVIDMSNWDDPKVAEAVCDAARKWGFFQVVNHGVPIHVLQDVKDATRQFFGLPAEEKRKYSKERSVTNNVRFGTSFTPEAERALEWKDYLSLFFVSDDEAASFWPPVCRNQALEYVKSSEPVVKKLLTILMKGLNVKEIDESKESMLMGSKRINLNYYPKCPNPELTVGVGRHSDVSTLTILLQDEIGGLYVRNTETMKWIHVPPVSGSLVINVGDALQIMSNGNYKSVEHRVVANGSSNRISVPIFVNPRPSDVIGPLPEVLESGEKQIYKNVLYKDYVMHFFSKAHDGKATVEFAKA is encoded by the exons ATGGCTCCATCAGTCTCCATGATCCACTCAGACTCAACCCCACAAAACATTATGGATTTTGTTGTGAACAAAGGTCATGGAGTGAAAGGCTTAGCAGAACTAGGACTCAAGACACTACCACAACAATACATTCAACCTCCACACGAACGATTTGATCATTCAAGCGACGACGAGGAACAACCAAATAATCATACCATCCCAGTTATTGATATGTCCAACTGGGATGACCCAAAAGTAGCCGAAGCAGTATGTGACGCAGCGCGAAAATGGGGCTTTTTTCAAGTGGTGAACCATGGTGTCCCTATTCATGTTCTTCAGGATGTTAAAGATGCAACCCGCCAGTTTTTCGGGTTGCCAGCAGAAGAAAAGCGTAAATACTCGAAAGAACGATCGGTTACTAATAATGTTCGTTTTGGTACAAGCTTTACGCCTGAAGCCGAGAGAGCTCTCGAGTGGAAGGATTATCTCAGCCTCTTCTTTGTCTCGGATGATGAGGCTGCTTCCTTCTGGCCTCCAGTGTGCAG aaATCAGGCTTTGGAATATGTCAAGAGTTCCGAACCCGTTGTCAAGAAGTTGCTCACGATACTAATGAAGGGATTGAACGTAAAAGAGATCGACGAGAGCAAAGAGTCGATGCTAATGGGGTCAAAGAGGATTAACCTAAACTACTACCCAAAATGTCCCAACCCTGAGCTCACTGTCGGGGTTGGGCGCCACTCAGACGTATCCACACTCACTATCCTCCTTCAAGACGAAATAGGAGGACTTTACGTGCGAAACACCGAGACCATGAAATGGATTCATGTCCCTCCGGTTAGCGGATCTTTGGTGATCAACGTTGGGGATGCGTTACAAATCATGAGTAATGGGAACTACAAAAGCGTTGAGCATCGCGTAGTTGCCAATGGAAGTAGTAACAGGATTTCAGTCCCGATATTTGTTAACCCGAGGCCTAGCGATGTGATCGGACCGCTACCCGAAGTGCTTGAAAGTGGTGAGAAACAAATCTATAAGAATGTACTCTACAAGGATTATGTCATGCATTTCTTTAGCAAAGCACATGATGGGAAGGCAACTGTTGAGTTTGCAAAGGCATGA
- the LOC110900541 gene encoding 3-ketoacyl-CoA synthase 11, with translation MIMMVIMIKKTSTKVYLLDFACYKPPDAQKASKELIMKQAIQSGHFSEELLVFMKKILERSGLGDSTYLAEIFFARKYHPSMKAARREVEMSVFGAIDMVLAKTRVRCEDIGILIVNCCIYNTMPSLSSIVVNRYKLRDNIITYNLAGMGCSAGLLAIGLAKQLLHIHHNTCALIVSTESITENLYLGKDYSKFLINCLFRVGGAAILLSNCPSHAEKSKYQFLHAVHTNTSASDSSYNSIFREEDSSGIVGITINKDLLTAAIATIRPNLTTLGHLILPTKEKLMYIINYIVKKSYMPNYNNAVEHFIPHVGGRPVLDQLQKTLGFSEDDVEASRMTLYRYGNTSSSSIWYALAYVEAKGRVKKGDRVWQIAFGSGFKCNSVIWCAMKSVDYKDGTNPWIDEIGGFPVNLGDCEPLPIYFEPSN, from the coding sequence ATGATCATGATGGTGATTATGATAAAAAAAACTTCAACTAAAGTTTATTTACTTGATTTCGCGTGTTACAAGCCTCCGGACGCTCAAAAGGCCTCAAAGGAGCTTATTATGAAGCAAGCAATACAAAGTGGACACTTCTCAGAAGAACTACTAGTGTTTATGAAGAAGATACTCGAAAGATCCGGGCTTGGTGACTCCACTTACTTAGCGGAGATCTTCTTTGCCCGAAAATATCATCCGTCAATGAAAGCCGCAAGAAGGGAAGTGGAGATGAGCGTCTTTGGAGCAATAGACATGGTTCTAGCAAAAACGCGTGTAAGATGTGAAGACATTGGGATATTGATTGTGAATTGTTGTATCTATAACACAATGCCGTCTCTTTCGAGCATTGTAGTTAACCGGTATAAGCTTAGAGATAACATCATTACTTACAATCTTGCTGGGATGGGATGTAGTGCGGGACTCCTAGCAATAGGGCTTGCTAAACAGCTGCTTCACATTCACCACAACACATGCGCGTTGATAGTAAGTACAGAAAGCATCACGGAAAATTTGTACCTTGGAAAAGATTATTCCAAATTCCTTATTAACTGTCTGTTCCGCGTGGGAGGGGCGGCCATCCTCCTCTCCAACTGCCCCTCCCACGCAGAAAAATCCAAATATCAATTTCTCCACGCGGTCCACACAAACACATCAGCTTCCGATAGCTCCTACAACTCTATCTTTCGGGAAGAAGATAGTAGTGGGATAGTCGGCATCACAATCAACAAAGACCTTCTCACCGCTGCCATAGCGACCATCCGACCAAACCTAACCACGCTAGGCCACCTCATCCTTCCGACAAAGGAGAAACTCATGTACATCATAAACTACATTGTCAAAAAGTCTTACATGCCAAACTACAACAACGCGGTGGAACACTTCATCCCTCACGTGGGCGGGAGGCCCGTGCTGGACCAACTACAGAAAACCCTAGGGTTTTCCGAGGATGACGTGGAGGCTTCCAGAATGACATTGTACCGGTATGGAAACACTTCTAGCAGCTCCATATGGTACGCGTTGGCTTACGTGGAGGCAAAAGGTCGCGTGAAGAAAGGAGACCGGGTTTGGCAGATTGCATTCGGGTCGGGTTTCAAGTGTAATAGTGTCATCTGGTGTGCTATGAAGAGTGTTGATTATAAAGATGGTACTAATCCTTGGATAGATGAAATTGGTGGGTTTCCAGTGAATTTGGGGGATTGTGAACCACTTCCTATCTATTTTGAACCTTCTAATTAA
- the LOC110927169 gene encoding probable acyl-activating enzyme 18, peroxisomal encodes MSKPKSIHQLDLQDLLNTGLNSHDAKLLQIDLKSTINGANGSNPVDLWREITSRRLLKPSYPHSVHRIVYDAVYGSYDVSAHGPPLYWFPSDVDSRQTNLGRIMEAHGPKLLGAAYKDPITSYKQFQKFSVQHQEEYWSIVLEKLSVRFQQPPKCILDTSDKSKPGGTWLPGSVLNIAECCLLSANERDNDNEKVAIVWRDERFDDLEVNKMTLNELRRQVMLVANALKGSFTKGDPIAIDMPMTVTAVVIYLAIIYAGFVVVSIADSFASKEIATRLRVSKAKATFTQDYIVRGGKKFPLYSRVVEATDRRVIVVPAIGENVDIQLRKQDISWDDFLSSAKQLPRPDYCDPVYQSSDTVTNILFSSGTTGDPKAIPWTQISPIRGAADAWAHMDVQPEDVFCWPTNLGWVMGPILLYSCFLTGGTLALYHGSPLGRGFGKFIQDARVTLLGTVPSLVKLWNSTGCMEGLDWTNIKLFATTGEASSVDDDLWLSSRAYYKPVLECCGGTELASSYVQGNVLQPQAFAAFSSASMTTGIVILDDHGVPYPDDQPCVGEVGLFPVYMGATDRLLNADHDKIYFKGMPVYNGMQLRRHGDIVKRTIGGYYMVQGRADDTMNLGGIKTSSIEIERVCEQADASIMETAAVSCQPATGGPELLAIFVVLKEGFNTEQDKLKMIFSKAIQRNLNPLFKVSFVKIVPEFPRTASNKLLRRLLRDQLKEVLHRRSKI; translated from the exons ATGTCAAAACCTAAATCCATCCACCAATTAGATCTCCAAGACCTTCTGAACACCGGATTAAACTCACACGATGCAAAACTGCTCCAAATCGACCTCAAATCCACCATTAATGGCGCCAATGGTTCCAATCCAGTTGACTTATGGCGCGAAATCACTTCTCGAAGGTTGCTTAAACCGTCTTATCCTCATTCTGTTCATCGGATCGTCTACGACGCGGTGTATGGTAGCTACGATGTGTCTGCTCATGGTCCTCCTCTCTATTGGTTCCCTTCTGA CGTTGATTCTCGACAAACAAACTTGGGGCGTATTATGGAAGCCCACGGTCCAAAGCTTCTAGGAGCAGCATACAAGGATCCCATAACAAGTTATAAACAATTTCAAAAGTTTTCGGTTCAACATCAGGAG GAATACTGGTCAATTGTTTTGGAAAAGCTTTCGGTCCGCTTTCAACAACCTCCTAAATGTATTTTGGACACCTCAGATAAATCAAAACCTGGCGGCACATGGCTTCCTGGTTCGGTTTTGAACATTGCGGAGTGTTGTTTGCTGTCGGCTAATGAACGAGATAATGATAATGAAAAAGTTGCGATTGTGTGGCGAGATGAaagatttgatgatcttgaagtcAACAAGATGACATTAAACGAGTTGAGACGTCAAGTAAT GTTGGTTGCAAATGCGTTAAAAGGATCGTTTACAAAGGGAGATCCAATTGCAATTGATATGCCAATGACTGTCACTGCAGTTGTTATATATTTAGCAATTATATATGCTGGATTTGTGGTTGTATCCATAGCCGATAGTTTTGCGTCAAAGGAGATTGCTACACGATTACGCGTGTCAAAAGCGAAGGCTACTTTTACTCAAGACTATATTGTTAGAGGTGGTAAAAAATTTCCTTTGTACAG CCGCGTTGTTGAGGCAACTGATCGTAGAGTTATTGTGGTTCCTGCAATTGGAGAAAATGTCGACATCCAGCTTAGAAAACAGGATATCTCGTGGGATGATTTTCTGTCTAGTGCCAAACAGCTTCCTAG GCCTGATTATTGTGATCCAGTATATCAATCATCAGACACTGTAACAAACATACTTTTCTCTTCAGGAACAACAG gaGATCCAAAAGCTATACCATGGACTCAAATCTCTCCCATTAGAGGAGCAGCTGATGCATGGGCCCATATGGATGTTCAGCCCGAAGATGTATTCTGCTGGCCCACTAATTTGGGCTGGGTAATGGGGCCCATTCTACTGTATTCATGCTTTCTGACTGGTGGTACACTAGCTCTTTATCATGGCTCTCCACTCGGTCGTGGTTTCGGAAAATTTATTCAG GATGCACGAGTTACACTTTTGGGCACCGTTCCAAGTCTAGTTAAGTTATGGAACAGTACAGGATGTATGGAAGGACTAGATTggacaaacataaa GTTATTTGCGACTACTGGTGAAGCGTCTAGTGTTGATGATGATCTTTGGCTTTCTTCAAGGGCTTATTACAAACCTGTTCTCGAATGTTGCGGTGGTACCGAGCTTGCTTCATCTTACGTTCAAGGGAACGTTTTGCAGCCGCAAGCTTTTGCTGCTTTTAGCTCTGCTTCGATGACAACCGGCATTGTAATTCTCGATGATCATGGAGTTCCTTAT CCGGATGATCAACCGTGTGTCGGTGAAGTGGGCTTGTTTCCTGTATACATGGGAGCAACTGACAGACTACTTAATGCGGATCATGACAAGATTTACTTTAAGGGAATGCCTGTTTACAACGGAATG CAACTCAGGCGACATGGTGACATCGTTAAGAGAACGATCGGAGGCTATTATATGGTACAAGGCAGGGCCGATGATACCATGAACCTTGGTGGCATAAAG ACAAGCTCGATCGAAATCGAGCGAGTTTGCGAACAAGCTGACGCCAGCATAATGGAAACCGCTGCAGTCAGTTGTCAACCAGCAACCGGTGGTCCAGAACTGTTAGCCATATTCGTCGTACTAAAGGAAGGATTCAACACCGAACAAGACAAGTTGAAGATGATTTTCTCAAAGGCCATTCAAAGAAACCTTAACCCGTTGTTTAAG GTGAGCTTTGTTAAGATCGTTCCAGAGTTCCCTCGAACGGCTTCAAACAAGTTACTTAGAAGACTTTTGAGAGATCAACTGAAGGAAGTGCTTCACCGGCGAAGTAAAATATAA